In uncultured Methanobacterium sp., a genomic segment contains:
- a CDS encoding flippase — MNTAQKIVKNTTLLMVAQMLSFLLAFFYTIYYANYLGAAGFGMLSAALALAGILTIFTDLGLSSLTVREVARDKDLASKYMGNTTIIKLIFSGLTLLATFIIVQLFVHDHTSAMVMYIITVALILNVISGTFSSVFQAYEKMEYQSVATVLTSILMFAGVYIAIFYKANIMSFAMVYLVINFIILIFNVGICLWKFAVPKFELDFAFWKALIMEAYPLAIASIFAIIAFKIDTIMLAFISGDVATGLYSAAYKLLEALMFIPSVYATAILPVFSKFHVSSHDSLQFSYVKSFKYLSMLGLPIAVGTTLLADQIISLIYRNGFSDATIVLQILIWAIPIIFVSYVLGASITSINRQHETVRISFLCMLLNVGLNIVLIPTYGYIGAAVVTVITELSLFLFYFHLISKHLYRIKLREVLVKPIIASLVMALFIILVKTNLFVVIILATVIYFGVLVILRSFSESDLEIFKQITGKYRN, encoded by the coding sequence ATGAACACCGCTCAAAAAATTGTAAAAAATACAACCTTGCTCATGGTAGCTCAGATGTTGAGTTTCCTACTGGCATTTTTCTACACCATTTACTATGCAAATTATCTGGGAGCCGCTGGTTTTGGAATGCTTTCAGCAGCACTGGCTTTAGCTGGAATATTAACTATATTCACTGATCTTGGTTTAAGTTCATTAACTGTACGTGAAGTAGCAAGGGATAAAGACCTTGCCAGCAAGTATATGGGAAACACCACCATTATAAAGCTCATTTTCTCAGGTTTAACCCTCCTGGCAACCTTCATAATAGTACAGCTATTTGTTCATGATCACACATCAGCCATGGTTATGTACATAATTACGGTGGCCCTGATTTTGAATGTAATATCCGGAACATTCAGTTCTGTATTCCAGGCTTATGAAAAAATGGAATATCAGTCAGTAGCAACAGTACTTACCAGTATTTTGATGTTTGCCGGTGTTTACATTGCTATTTTTTATAAGGCCAATATCATGTCATTTGCTATGGTTTATCTGGTCATTAACTTTATTATTCTAATTTTTAACGTGGGTATCTGTTTATGGAAATTCGCAGTTCCCAAGTTCGAACTGGATTTTGCCTTCTGGAAAGCCCTGATTATGGAAGCATATCCCCTGGCCATTGCCAGCATCTTTGCAATCATTGCCTTTAAAATTGATACAATAATGTTGGCCTTTATCTCAGGAGATGTCGCTACTGGACTATACAGTGCTGCTTATAAATTACTGGAAGCATTAATGTTCATTCCTTCAGTATACGCCACTGCAATACTGCCGGTTTTTTCTAAATTCCATGTTTCATCACATGATTCTTTACAATTCTCCTATGTCAAATCATTCAAATATCTAAGTATGCTAGGTCTTCCAATAGCTGTGGGTACAACTTTACTCGCTGATCAGATCATTTCCTTAATTTACAGGAACGGTTTTTCAGATGCAACTATTGTGCTTCAGATACTAATCTGGGCCATACCCATAATCTTCGTTAGTTACGTTTTGGGTGCTTCCATAACCTCTATCAATCGTCAGCATGAAACTGTGAGAATAAGCTTCCTGTGTATGCTTTTAAATGTTGGACTGAATATCGTCCTTATTCCGACCTATGGTTACATTGGTGCGGCAGTGGTAACAGTAATCACCGAACTATCATTGTTCCTGTTCTACTTCCATCTGATCTCCAAACACCTGTACCGGATAAAACTGCGTGAAGTGCTGGTTAAACCAATCATCGCCAGTTTAGTCATGGCACTTTTCATAATACTGGTTAAAACTAACCTGTTTGTGGTTATAATTCTGGCTACTGTTATCTACTTTGGAGTTCTGGTTATTCTCCGATCATTTTCAGAAAGTGACCTGGAAATATTCAAACAGATCACAGGCAAATACCGGAATTAA
- a CDS encoding glycosyltransferase family 2 protein: MQVSVIINTLNEEKNIKNCLESVKWADEIVIVDMHSEDRTVEIAREYTDKIFFHERMGYADPARQFALDQASCEWVLVVDADEIVPRKLRDRLMKVMESDLADVVNIPHNNYFAGKQIYNLGWGPMQDLHPRFFKKKYLKFGEQIHDFMRISEDARHLDLTDPEEGFIHFSYLDFEQYIDKSLNRYTTIEAKNIFEGKKKETKLGSNAVSILFRLSRGVFDVYIRDKGYKDGFRGFSLSLLLVIYNLIVYSKLRLMEEYNTTNTRESVRAEYQKIVDGIILDYQEN; the protein is encoded by the coding sequence ATGCAAGTATCTGTCATTATAAATACGTTGAATGAAGAAAAAAATATAAAAAACTGTCTTGAATCGGTTAAATGGGCTGATGAGATAGTTATCGTGGATATGCACAGTGAGGATCGTACAGTGGAGATAGCCAGGGAGTATACTGATAAAATTTTCTTCCATGAAAGAATGGGCTATGCTGATCCTGCTCGCCAGTTTGCTCTGGACCAGGCATCTTGTGAGTGGGTTCTGGTAGTGGATGCTGATGAAATAGTTCCCAGGAAATTAAGGGATAGATTAATGAAAGTAATGGAAAGTGACCTTGCAGATGTAGTGAATATCCCCCATAATAATTATTTTGCAGGTAAACAAATATATAACCTGGGATGGGGACCAATGCAGGATTTACACCCTCGATTTTTTAAAAAAAAGTATCTAAAGTTTGGGGAACAGATCCATGACTTCATGAGAATCAGTGAGGATGCCCGGCACCTTGATCTGACTGATCCAGAGGAAGGATTTATACACTTCAGTTACCTTGATTTTGAACAGTACATTGACAAATCACTTAATCGTTATACTACTATAGAAGCTAAAAATATATTCGAAGGGAAAAAAAAGGAAACAAAATTAGGCAGTAATGCTGTTTCAATACTTTTTAGGCTGTCCCGTGGGGTTTTTGATGTTTATATACGGGATAAAGGGTATAAAGATGGATTTAGGGGATTTTCTCTTAGTTTATTACTGGTTATCTACAATTTAATTGTTTATTCAAAGTTAAGATTGATGGAAGAATACAATACAACTAACACACGTGAAAGTGTAAGGGCTGAATATCAAAAAATTGTTGATGGTATAATTTTAGATTATCAAGAGAATTAA